DNA from Granulicella arctica:
TCGGCAGAGTCCGGAGCCTCTTCCATAAAGTCAGTGATGTACAGGAAGGCATCGCGCTCAAGGCCGATGTCCACGAAGGACGACTGCATGCCCGGAAGAACGCGGGTGACTTTGCCGTTATAGATGGAGCCTGCGAGTGTGTATTCGTTCTCGCGTTCGTAATAGATCTCGGTGAGGGCGTCGTTTTCGACGATGGCGAGACGAGTCTCGTGGGGGGTACTGGAGATATAAATTTCTTTCGACATGCGGTTCTGCTCTTTCTGCCCGGCCCTGATCATTCAGGACGGAGCGGACGGCAGACCGAGAATCGGGAGCGACGCTAGCAGGAAGCTATGCGAAGCTCACCGGTGGAGCGGACAGGAGGCGAGATCTGGAAGCTGCGTCGGCGATGACCGGTGCGAGATGTAGGTACAACTCTGCTGTCCCCGGACTCTGAGACGAGTCGGCTCCAGCGGCACGGAGGGAATCTTGGACACGAAGGGAAGCTTCAAGCGAGAGGCACCATGCGGAGGTGACCGAAACAACCTCATGAAGAGGCGGGGCCGTTTGCCTTCCGGATGCGTTCATTCTCTGGTCCTGTCCGGCCAACGGAGTGATCTCAGCCTGGCCGGCCTTTTTCTAAATTCTTTGTTGCCGCTGCCGGCGCCTTGCGCCACTGGGAGCGGGTTACATCACTGACCGGCATCTGGCCAAATCAGGTCTTGCAAACAGTATGCACCAAATCTGCGGCAAGCGGCTTGTACAGCCGACAAATTGTTCATATTCAATTCACAAAGCGCCGCATACGGACGTTCATGACGATACCGAGTGACAGAAACGTGAACAAAATCGACGATCCGCCATAACTCATGAGCGGAAGTGGAATCCCTGTGACCGGCATTAGGCCGACGACCATGCCTATATTGACCGCGATCTGGAAGACAATCACGGCGACAACCCCCATGATGATGAAGGCGCCGGGCAGGTCTGCAGCCGTCTGAGCGTTCTGAATCAAACGCATCAATATAAGAAAGTATAGCAGCAGGACACCAATGGCCCCGATGAAGCCGTGCTCCTCGCAGAAGGCCGCGAAGATGAAATCGGTATAGGGAATGGGGAGAAAATCGCCCTGGGTCTGCGTTCCCTTGTTGGTTCCCTTGCCCCAGATGCCGCCCGAGCCGACCGCGATAAGGGATTGCCGGATCTGATAACCGGAGCCTCTGGGGTCGGAGTCGGGGTCGAGGAAGGCGTTAATGCGGGCCTGCTGGTAGGGTTTCAGGTGTTTGCCGGATTTAATAACGATGCCGCCGAGGAGGGCGACGGCGAGGAGGATGATCCCAGCCTGCTTGAAGCGGAGGCCGCCGAGAAGGAGACCGCAGATGAGGATGGGCAGATAGGTGAGAGCGGTGCCGAGGTCAGGCTGCTTGAGCACTAACACCATTGGAATGAATACCATGGCGGCGGCTTTTCCGATATCGGTCCAGCTTAAATCCTTTCCTGCCAATCCCCAGAAATAGCGTGCGACGGTAACGATGAGGACGAGTTTGACCCATTCGGAGGGCTGGAAATGAATACCGCCGGGGAATTTAATCCAGCGGCGGCCGCCGAGAACTTTCGTACCGACAGCCAGTACCGCGACTAAAGAAACGAGGCTGATGCCGTAGGCCCAGGGGACGATGTCGAGCAGGCGATGGTAGTCGATCATCGAGATGAGGAACATAAGTCCAATCCCTGCAACAAGAAAGCCGATCTGCTTATGGTCGAAGCCGTGGAACTTGGTGTGCAGGGTAGCGGACTTTATCTCAAAGACACTGATGGCGGAGAGCAGCAGGACGATGCCAAAGAGGGGCCAGTCAAAGTCGCGATAAGAGGAGAGACGGGGCATGTTCTGGGGCTATTCTACGGGGTAAATCG
Protein-coding regions in this window:
- the rodA gene encoding rod shape-determining protein RodA produces the protein MPRLSSYRDFDWPLFGIVLLLSAISVFEIKSATLHTKFHGFDHKQIGFLVAGIGLMFLISMIDYHRLLDIVPWAYGISLVSLVAVLAVGTKVLGGRRWIKFPGGIHFQPSEWVKLVLIVTVARYFWGLAGKDLSWTDIGKAAAMVFIPMVLVLKQPDLGTALTYLPILICGLLLGGLRFKQAGIILLAVALLGGIVIKSGKHLKPYQQARINAFLDPDSDPRGSGYQIRQSLIAVGSGGIWGKGTNKGTQTQGDFLPIPYTDFIFAAFCEEHGFIGAIGVLLLYFLILMRLIQNAQTAADLPGAFIIMGVVAVIVFQIAVNIGMVVGLMPVTGIPLPLMSYGGSSILFTFLSLGIVMNVRMRRFVN